A genomic region of Caenorhabditis elegans chromosome V contains the following coding sequences:
- the unc-80 gene encoding Protein unc-80 (Confirmed by transcript evidence) gives MHVRYLQHEHTGTVQLLLMPLSTAASFKSAKWTEEEGEEECDSVPLPIQTFLWRQTNPFLGDKIGKLHEASCVTFERVVVQNILHGLSPSLSNALASVSRWKLVRAALPHVIQCCGSLLLANVGEKKLPTSLQKILYILHWMLIDSSSECIENASTKDDRSVCQSRTQGLFNISSIQLFIYLIAPLADVISEEEVVDNIRLESGLKVWQAIWQFRQPDVWCFSAPVKQRRDELPQITFARRQNPAQLDTQGIYLGKDENTVRRPSIVPPPKPPRTDVTVLNEKRKLEEEKMKMKEDYVAIEIEAPSLKPNDLLIDMSQGVRNKEFERTSSIVRSVSEYKTNLCGQKEKLATVSKSRTSDAFDSSPTSDSSANMLEEVEGIKFSENENCSLSAVFFSSDQAPLVNLSDICSGFSIEEPHDSTQSSVEVPQHPVLESSMFLSTTSSASDVPPFVLTRASTAEDTTSSCSQQTVIPLAMPVTTETTTLPVTLPKSALTKTTNENRRTDHQRMPSTQKSVSGSTDDELDEGSFSDPTIASYLDVAVIRALLITHWQEKGVYWALSYIHNRLIEIKAYMIIRKSTRQRSNSLPSGERKLSVAPEQLTNPVWDDLKIENKPEEGRSHLHVAFNDTERRKSSDNCLAPHPTTNSRRSSLNTLSRRGINRSNPSLSNSVEVLSIRDDAEDDVSNISSKSIEKENTKLNAVFYPEALGSTNFIEKDGKISATVIVQTVNQVMDRCTGVRQCELALNIADVLLGTPLEQTETFFVQLNIMVFKIYLCLGCPHGCNEGVKSPHGDFLRAKAKAILAGLERVQPDKFKNILNDYVDNYGTQQVIDLLHSITSFCRSELTALDGRRASESRVPSYRNTFNEKDKGIEGRIINATYKTLITKISVISAELSLPENMSLQQDVRLLVNFVQEHHGNPFRRVGLSALKDATCKNPTTSDFHTKEDQTGGSPGAQSQKQSNDQASLRRGLFKKKNEKSGGTTTGNDDSEGDSSPSTPRTVSSMDDGVSPLASTSYYKKKSAPKLHFAFGLLKSVKPDMDEEISDNENEEGTSNEEAGLPQRRPLRQSSKQVKARLPIDSKGGMRLWGTYVPPPNYIDAKGIFDGARRFAFLLETARPGTFPDAPLIAAIMHLKSPVLARASLLLECANLVSRCNRGQWPEWIRSSHHRTFSLGGALANRGTPSATRRMHSLQRQAGRYFYQWGVQIGEHISKLLELSENKSKKTLQMEDTIEDFFDDGIVNNQNGEKCPIALQFIAVLLLQEITAFLRETFKTIPRSKNSKPQTGNSGWDKLLSHRRWSILSNTFNAQQTGSVNSITEINSSIHLNDKERRISFSATEEDSPRGSKDAIDEINAVDKKGSIHMQVVRPPSLSARLFSRQSTHEESGGSAQGSTKSTTYVPETGRRIATGRQRLLKRGSPMATGTQPSLESSHKRKSFRNRKQSKQAHLEEEEKSDGAGATHILSARESLKPTDDGLQSPVESVHPVIIPHSNHGSAHSQQPVVLKSSMDDEEQHMLSNLPWIKVLIKFSNSFDLECNHVGVCSAKCFQRVHRQCFRMIESLSTLYGMERNVSTRADKRNLLADNWQAKQQALRKSIHARQSTAVPRRESAMVGQPEFASKAIKMMLMEKMQQEKEKEKEKEKEEKDALKKQSVEQDHSSTDTEEDAQLPEKNKPMLTYLRSLVLQLVHSPISSVLKCCLLLSVEQHKQMIEVCWKMLIHEDPHVVASAASMFIVASVKKSEESLLIIKTALDSQDPQVRTSGIQRFYTLWRNRFHAWLKMEDGAQASFKVPPPGIDFTLPSPAIGQSQLPVVDPPWMPHLKTKIEELSLKEEEHATSQTIMTMTRTRRKQKQEMVKRAVREAEERQSEQRQLFRLRSSAIVSLAAYEPALFHHQQEQTEESDNSHQHARHVMPVAQPLFPSALLSVVPQIIELLDDPQVDNNGVSVGDVAKKVIWTCIVEDPSLFLRHFLEKLTNRDRQEALMSQLRKLVLRFHPLPSQAAHSLLNYLFGFVMHYVRAQCEGSEKAIGMALSICWLLSPNIHGLYFKDLKQTLKKEQCDQALMITANVPSAKKIIVHGLDSTSGGIPSQFPVHEDTQFHQILNDSLEFFNIDEDDLNCFYLTDTKTGVIHLPAAYVRDYYFFHRSFYPQLTLVKLSPEVAEKKMKETAFHQKFIECGKVLLTHNILKYSPQHVIAQRVFFLHDEFTHLPSFPRKSLETCFGMYFGPGGEQLKAMESMHKFVWAKMMSDMFEKMENAFMFADLHLFINVINGIMIMHCEDVLILRRCAATYISISIHFNTLFASQGFFLIMPTLLRCYSQRQTNKVFCGVVEFICRQFYTLHRKPFLLQMCGAIANIIDNSSNDFEINPMRVKAKYWFNLIKKMEEITDEDPLDILGLVPYEKPLKALDLCYRDDPNTFCALTDAMASCICVCAFSPESKRSHHMLLIMQAMLPHMMKRLEEETLQSGNSPAAVKHEISQWITMAVEMKALINSCEQLVRGPTRAFDLVNSVSERGKSFVADSPQFFDPPTTNEDENSRPYHLKEKRSTAVAWEAAEVEEQQKETYRRPRDTLLQLIAAYIEMASVRLKELTKLGANLEHAKIPDVLDHKCYVKLGEVALALLKVAPYDLSTTTCHGLQKYFQIILPVTDWSIESNRSALNIILRRLDKTLSKIAKRQSFRKRAIWIALSSWINGICDTLNAFPYIAHLHPLRTITQLCLRMMVGDPCVEDSAASTALHPTTVLHPTPPPQTFANAVLRLTTILMQALGQFAFSLDFVTSTEGMGVSSERLEAVLCHVLIPLFLRIPNNPKEQSIFQAKDLSQCLTVMQNAISPPLVKQQAPPLISTSTLTTTFIRGAQDVTGRQGSVSVTDRGHSATVSTHRIVRESICQAIYLGLKVLMLTFGKLLAPMWPRVARIVKDLLAKKPGAPTSMAFVDFLLHSNLPISLFILPMIQNKMKQKPGTDQEAAWQTEILEKLDAKSHNIVPPSILLVKCYQELQQLKEELTMKPIEMTRSYTPTMADPHSDSSAASTAPRGASSRQSIDRRTSVHMKKVLPTMKEDIPEDPEDSEDVIDSNSTGQVTSRISKSPSIPLNKTHQSSRTRSVSGFGMWRSVRRKSRHVSSAEESSEERGSVELHDVGHHSALHEPNRTPNRRSTEALVLPLHESIDTNRHRFVSFSTPKKTHEVSEDVFQITEQHQLV, from the exons ATGCATGTTCGATACTTACAGCACGAACACACAGGCACTGTCCAACTTCTTCTTATGCCTCTTTCTACGGCGGCTTCATTTAAGAGTGCTAAATG gACCGAAGAGGAGGGAGAAGAAGAATGTGATTCAGTGCCATTGCCGATTCAAACCTTTCTCTGGAGACAAACAAA TCCTTTTCTTGGCGATAAAATAGGAAAGCTCCATGAAGCATCTTGTGTG ACATTTGAACGTGTTGTTGTCCAAAATATTCTTCATGGATTGTCTCCTTCACTGAGTAATGCACTTGCCAGTGTATCTAGATGGAAATTAGTTCGAGCCGCGTTACCGCACGTTATACAG TGTTGCGGATCGTTGCTTTTAGCAAACGTTGGTGAAAAGAAGCTCCCAACCtccctccaaaaaattctGTATATATTGCACTGGATGTTAATTGATTCATCGTCTGAATGCATAGAAAATGCAAGTACCAAG GATGATCGATCTGTTTGTCAGTCAAGAACTCAAGGCCTTTTTAACATCTCCTCAATTCAATTGTTTATCTACCTGATCGCACCGCTAGCCGATGTGATatcagaagaagaagtagTGGATAACATTCGTCTTGAATCGGGACTAAAAGTTTGGCAAGCAATTTGGCAATTCCGCCAACCTGATGTTTGGTGTTTTTCGGCTCCTGTGAAACAGAGACGAGATGAACTACCTCAGATCACATTTGCTAGAAGGCAAAATCCGGCGCAATTAGACACGCAGGGAATATATTTGGGAAAAGATGAAAATACAGTAAGAAGGCCAAGTATAGTACCACCACCGAAACCTCCACGAACTGATGTTACTGTTTTGAATGAGAAGCGAAAGTTAGAAGAGGAGaagatgaaaatgaaagaagacTATGTTGCAATTGAAATTGAAGCTCCTTCACTAAAACCGAatgatttattgattgataTGTCACAAGGTGTTCGAAACAAGGAATTTGAGCGAACAAGTTCAATTGTCAGAAGCGTCAGCGAATACAAGACAAATCTTTGTggtcaaaaagaaaaacttgcAACAGTATCAAAAAGCCGAACAAGTGACGCATTTGATTCGAGTCCAA CATCCGACTCATCCGCGAATATGCTGGAAGAAGTAGAAggaatcaaattttccgaaaatgaaaattgttccTTATCTGCAGTATTTTTTAGTTCCGATCAGGCACCCCTGGTTAATTTATCTGACATATGCAGTGGTTTTTCGATTGAAGAACCACATGACTCAACACAATCTTCAGTGGAGGTCCCTCAACACCCAGTTTTGGAATCTTCCATGTTCCTATCAACGACCTCGTCTGCATCGGACGTACCTCCATTTGTGTTAACTAGAG CGTCTACTGCAGAAGACACTACTTCTTCATGTTCTCAGCAAACAGTAATACCACTTGCCATGCCAGTGACAACCGAAACAACAACATTACCGGTTACTCTCCCAAAATCAGCTCTCACAAAAACAACGAATGAAAACAGAAGAACAGATCATCAGAGGA TGCCTTCTACTCAAAAAAGCGTATCAGGAAGTACCGACGACGAGCTAGATGAAGGATCTTTTTCGGATCCCACAATAGCCTCTTATCTTGATGTTGCAGTGATCAGAGCACTTCTTATTACTCATTGGCAGGAAAAGGGAGTTTACTGGGCATTGAGCTATATTCACAACCGATTAATAGAAATAAAAGCCTATATGATAATTCGAAAGAGTACACGGCAAAGAAGCAACTCATTGCCTAGTGGAGAACGAAAATTATCTGTCGCTCCAGAACAACTGACAAACCCTGTGTGggatgatttgaaaattgagaacaaACCAGAGGAAGGAAGATCTCACTTACATGTAGCATTCAACGACACAGAACGGAGAAAAAGCAGTGACAACT GCCTTGCACCCCATCCTACTACAAATTCTCGACGAAGTTCACTTAATACGCTATCACGACGGGGTATAAACCGGTCAAATCCATCTTTGAGCAACTCGGTAGAAGTACTTTCAATCAGAGATGACGCCGAAGATGATGTCTCCAAcatttcatcaaaatcaatagagaaagaaaacacaaaattgaaTGCAGTGTTTTATCCTGAGGCTCTTGGTTCTacaaactttattgaaaaagatggaaaaataTCAGCAACAGTCATTGTGCAGACAGTTAATCAAGTCATGGACAGATGCACCGGGGTACGACAATGCGAACTAGCCCTCAATATTGCTGATGTCCTACTTGGAACCCCATTAGAAcaaactgaaacatttttcgtgCAATTGAATATTATGGTTTTTAA AATTTATTTATGTCTTGGATGCCCTCATGGATGCAACGAAGGAGTTAAAAGCCCTCATGGTGATTTTCTACGCGCAAAAGCCAAGGCGATATTAGCAGGACTAGAAAGAGTACAACCTgataagttcaaaaacataTTAAACGACTATGTTGATAACTATGGAACTCAACAAGTTATTGATTTGCTTCATTCTATAACATCATTTTGTCGCTCCGAGTTAACAG cctTAGATGGTCGTCGAGCGTCAGAAAGTCGCGTTCCTTCTTACCGCAATACGTTCAACGAGAAAGATAAAGGAATTGAAGGAAGAATCATTAATGCCACTTATAAGACGCTCATAACcaaaatttcggtaatttcTGCAGAGCTTTCTCTTCCTGAAAATATG AGTCTTCAACAAGATGTCCGATTGTTGGTTAATTTTGTACAAGAACATCATGGGAATCCGTTTCGAAGAGTGGGACTATCAGCTCTAAAAGATGCTACTTGTAAAAACCCAACTACCTC AGACTTCCACACAAAAGAAGATCAAACAGGTGGTTCGCCGGGTGCTCAATCCCAAAAGCAGAGTAACGATCAGGCATCACTCAGAAGAGGcttattcaaaaagaaaaatgagaaatctGGTGGAACCACAACTGGAAATGATGATTCAGAAGGAGACTCCTCACCCTCCACACCAAGAACCGTGTCATCTATGGATGATGGGGTATCCCCATTAGCGAGTACATCGtattataagaaaaaaagtgCCCCAAAACTTCATTTTGCATTTGGTCTGTTGAAAAGTGTGAAACCAGACATGGATGAAGAAATTTCGGataatgaaaatgaagaaggaaCATCCAATGAGGAAGCAGGGCTTCCGCAAAGAAGGCCACTACGACAGAGTTCCAAACAAGTTAAAGCAAGATTACCAATAGATT caaaggGAGGTATGCGATTGTGGGGCACATACGTTCCACCGCCAAATTACATTGATGCGAAAGGAATATTCGATGGAGCACGTCGCTTTGCATTTCTACTGGAAACTGCCAGACCGGGAACGTTTCCAGATGCTCCACTTATTGCTGCTATCATGCACCTT aaatctCCTGTATTGGCTCGAGCTTCTCTTCTTCTTGAATGTGCAAATTTAGTGTCCAGATGTAATCGTGGACAATGGCCCGAATGGATTCGATCATCTCATCACAGAACGTTCAGTCTTGGAGGAGCACTCGCAAATCGGGGAACACCTTCTGCAACAAGGAGAATGCATAGCTTACAAAGACAGGCTGGAAGATACTTTTATCAATGGGGAGTTCAAATTGGAGagcatatttcaaaattattagaattgtctgaaaacaaaagCAAGAAAACTTTGCAAATGGAAGATACAATTGAAGACTTTTTCGATGATGGAATTGTAAATAACCAAAATGGAGAAAAGTGCCCGATTGCTTTACAGTTCATAGCAGTTCTACTTCTTCAAGAAATCACTGCATTCTTAAGAGAAACGTTCAAGACAATTCCAcgttccaaaaattcaaaaccgCAAACTGGGAACTCTGGTTGGGATAAGTTACTGAGCCACAGGCGATGGTCAATTTTATCCAATACGTTTAATGCACAACAAACTGGAAGTGTTAACAGTATCACCGAAATTAATTCATCCATACACT TAAACGACAAAGAGCGTCGAATCAGTTTCTCTGCCACAGAGGAAGATTCACCACGTGGTTCAAAAGATGCAATCGATGAAATCAACGCAGTGGATAAAAAAG GTTCCATACACATGCAAGTAGTTCGCCCCCCGTCCTTATCTGCCCGACTTTTTTCACGCCAGTCAACTCATGAAGAATCTGGAGGATCAGCACAAGGATCCACAAAATCAACCACTTATGTGCCGGAAACAG GTCGGAGAATTGCAACGGGACGTCAACGCCTTTTAAAACGGGGATCGCCAATGGCAACTGGTACTCAACCGTCATTAGAATCTTCACATAAACGGAAATCGTTTCGAAACCGAAAACAGTCGAAACAGGCTCACCtggaagaagaggaaaaatCAGATGGAG CTGGAGCCACACATATTCTCTCAGCACGTGAATCGCTGAAACCAACAGATGATGGTCTTCAATCCCCTGTTGAATCAGTGCACCCAGTCATTATTCCGCATTCAAACCATGGAAGTGCCCATAGTCAGCAACCAGTGGTTTTAAAATCTTCTATGGATGATGAAGAGCAACATATGTTATCGAATCTTCCGTGGATCAAAGTActgatcaaattttccaactcaTTTGACTTAGAGTGCAATCATGTTGGTGTATGCAGTGCAAAGTGCTTTCAAAGAGTGCATCGGCAATGTTTTCGAATGATTGAATCACTTTCGACGTTATATGGAATGGAAAG aaacgttTCTACAAGGGCTGATAAACGGAATTTGTTGGCTGACAATTGGCAGGCAAAACAACAAGCTTTGAGAAAG agcattCATGCTAGACAATCCACGGCAGTTCCTCGACGAGAATCTGCAATGGTTGGACAACCGGAGTTTGCGAGCAAAGCCATAAAAATGATGCTGATGGAGAAAATGCAacaggaaaaagaaaaagagaaagagaaagaaaaggaGGAGAAGGATGCACTGAAGAAACAGTCCGTAGAACAAGACCATAGTTCAACTGATACGGAAGAAGATGCACAATTACCAGAGAAGAACAAACCTATGCTCACTTATTTACGATCGTTAGTTCTCCAATTGGTACATTCCCCAATCTCATCGGTTTTGAAATGCTGCTTGTTGCTCAGTGTGGAACAGCATAAACAGATGATTGAAGTTTGCTGGAAGATGTTGATCCACGAAGATCCACATGTCGTGGCTAGTGCTGCAAGCATGTTCATTGTAGCAAGTGTTAAGAAGTCCGAAGAATCCCTTCTCATTATCAAAACTGCACTAGATTCCCAGGATCCACAAGTAAGAACCAGCGGGATTCAACGATTTTACACCCTTTGGAGAAATCGCTTTCACGCTTGGTTGAAAATGGAGGACGGAGCCCAGGCATCATTCAAAGTGCCACCACCTGGAATAGACTTCACACTACCGTCTCCTGCTATAGGTCAATCTCAATTGCCCGTTGTTGACCCTCCTTGGATGCCACacttgaaaactaaaattgagGAGCTTAGCCTCAAGGAGGAAGAACATGCTACTTCACAAACAATAATGACAATGACGCGAACAAGACGAAAACAAAAACAGGAAATGGTAAAAAGAGCTGTTAGGGAGGCAGAAGAACGACAGAGTGAACAACGGCAACTGTTCCGACTGAGAAGTTCGGCAATAGTTAGTTTGGCAGCTTACGAGCCAGCACTTTTTCATCATCAGCAAGAGCAGACAGAAG AATCTGATAATTCCCATCAACACGCTCGCCACGTGATGCCTGTAGCTCAACCACTATTCCCATCAGCCCTGCTATCAGTGGTTCCACAAATTATTGAACTTCTTGATGACCCTCAAGTTGACAACAATGGAGTTTCTGTTGGCGACGTAGCCAAAAAAGTGATTTGGACATGCATCGTCGAAGACCCGTCTTTATTCTTAagacattttttggagaaattaacAAATCGAGATAGACAG GAGGCCCTTATGTCACagcttcgaaaattagtcCTGCGATTTCATCCACTTCCCAGTCAAGCTGCTCACTCTTTGTTAAACTATTTG ttcgGATTTGTCATGCACTATGTTCGGGCTCAGTGTGAGGGATCAGAGAAAGCCATTGGAATGGCGTTATCAATATGTTGGCTATTATCTCCCAACATCCATGGACTGTATTTCAAGGATCTTAAAcagactttgaaaaaagaacaatgtGAT caagcCTTAATGATCACTGCAAACGTTCCCTCTGCCAAGAAAATTATTGTACACGGTCTAGACTCTACTTCTGGCGGCATACCCAGTCAATTTCCAGTTCACGAGGACACacaatttcatcaaattctcAATGATAGTCTTGAGTTTTTCAATATCGACGAAGATGACCTCAACTGTTTTTATCTCACCGATACAAAAACGGGAGTAATACATTTACCTGCTGCCTATGTGAGAGACTATTACTTCTTTCATCGTTCTTTTTATCCTCAATTGACACTGGTCAAATTATCACCTGAAGTtgctgagaaaaaaatgaaagagacCGCGTTTCatcaaaagtttattgaatGTGGAAAAGTACTGCTGACGCACAATATACTGAAGTACAGTCCACAGCATGTG ATTGCACAACGGGTATTTTTCCTACATGATGAATTCACTCATCTCCCAAGTTTCCCGCGAAAGTCCCTCGAGACTTGTTTTGGAATGTACTTTGGACCAGGTGGGGAACAATTAAAAGCAATGGAATCAATGCACAAATTTGTGTGGGCCAAGATGATGTCCGACATgttcgaaaaaatggaaaatgcaTTTATGTTTGCTGACTTGCATTTGTTCATCAATGTGATTAACGGGATAATGATAATGCACTGCGAAGATGTCTTGATTTTGAGAAGATGTGCAGCAACATATATCAGCATATCAATTCATTTCAATACTCTTTTCGCATCTCAAGGATTTTTTCTTATCATGCCGACTCTTCTAAGATGCTACAGTCAACGTCAGACAAACAAAGTATTCTGTGGAGTTGTGGAATTTATCTGCCGCCAATTCTATACTCTACATAGAAAACCATTTCTTCTACAGATGTGTGGCGCTATTGCAAACATAATTGATAACTCTTCAAATGACTTTGAAATCAATCCCATGAGAGTTAAAGCAAAGTATTGGTttaatttgatcaaaaaaatggaagaaataacTGACGAAGACCCACTAGATATCCTGGGATTGGTTCCTTATGAGAAACCATTGAAAGCTTTGGATTTATGCTATAGAGACGATCCAAACACGTTTTGTGCTCTGACTGATGCAATGGCAAGTTGTATTTGTGTTTGTGCATTTTCCCCGGAGAGCAAAAGGAGTCATCATATGTTG tTAATCATGCAAGCAATGCTGCCCCATATGATGAAGCGATTAGAAGAAGAAACGCTCCAATCAGGAAACTCCCCAGCAGCAGTTAAACATGAAATATCGCAATGGATCACAATGGCTGTCGAAATGAAAGCTTTAATTAATAGTTGCGAGCAACTGGTTAGAGGGCCTACTCGTGCATTTGACCTGGTAAACAGTGTTTCCGAACGAGGAAAAAGCTTTGTTGCCGACTCACCTCAGTTTTTCGACCCGCCGACTACAAATGAAGACGAAAATTCTAGACCTTATCATTT gaaagaaaaaagatccACTGCGGTTGCATGGGAAGCTGCTGAAGTAGAGGAACAACAAAAGGAAACGTATCGACGGCCACGTGATACTCTTCTTCAATTGATAGCAGCTTATATAGAAATGGCGTCGGTCCGTCTGAAAGAACTTACCAAACTAGGTGCAAACCTAGAACACGCCAAGATTCCTGACGTGCTTGACCACAAATGCTATGTGAAACTTGGAGAAGTTGCATTGGCCTTGTTGAAAGTTGCTCCCTATGATTTATCAACTACAACGTGTCACGGTCTTCAGaaatatttccagataatACTACCAGTTACTGATTGGAGTATAGAGTCTAACAGGAGTGCTCTCAATATTATTCTACGACGATTAGACAAAACACTATCCAAGATTGCCAAACGtcaaagttttcgaaaaagagCTATTTGGATAGCACTTTCATCGTGGATTAATGGCATTTGTGATACTCTAAATGCATTTCCGTACATCGCACATCTTCATCCACTTCGAACAATAACACAGCTATGCTTGAGAATGATGGTTGGAGATCCATGTGTTGAAGATAGCGCAGCTTCCACCGCACTTCATCCAACAACTGTTTTACATCCAACTCCACCGCCTCAAACTTTTGCAAATGCGGTCCTCAGATTAACCACTATTTTAATGCAAGCCTTAGGGCAG TTTGCCTTCTCCTTGGATTTTGTCACTTCAACTGAAGGTATGGGTGTGTCTTCTGAACGTCTTGAAGCTGTATTGTGTCACGTTTTGATTCCCCTGTTTCTCCGAATTCCTAACAATCCAAAGGAGCAATCAATATTTCAAGCAAAAGATCTGTCACAATGCTTGACAGTCATGCAAAATGCAATTTCACCTCCGCTTGTAAAACAACAAGCTCCACCATTAATAAGTACAAGTACTCTGACAACGACTTTCATTAGAGGGGCGCAAG ATGTCACAGGACGTCAAGGATCCGTTTCTGTCACCGACAGAGGCCATTCTGCAACGGTTTCCACTCATCGAATCGTTAGAGAAAGCATTTGCCAGGCTATTTACTTAGGCCTGAAAGTACTTATGCTGACATTTGGAAAACTGTTAGCACCAATGTGGCCCAGAGTTGCTCGAATTGTCAAAGATTTGCTTGCTAAAAAGCCTGGTGCTCCAACATCTATGGCCTTCGTGGATTTTTTGCTTCATTCAAATCTGCCAATTTCGCTGTTTATCTTGccaatgatccaaaacaag atgaaGCAAAAGCCTGGAACCGATCAAGAAGCAGCATGGCAAAcagaaattcttgaaaaacttgatGCAAAATCTCATAACATCGTTCCTCCATCAATTCTTTTGGTCAAATGCTACCAGGAACTTCAACAGCTGAAAGAAGAATTGACAATGAAACCTATTGAGATGACAAGAAGTTACACGCCAACAATGGCCGACCCACATTCAGATTCATCAGCTGCTTCGACTGCCCCCCGTGGTGCAAGTTCCCGTCAAAGTATTGATCGACGAACAAGCGTTcacatgaaaaaagttttaccaaCTATGAAAGAAGATATACCAGAAGATCCAGAAGATTCGGAAGATGTTATAGATTCTAACTCAACAGGGCAAGTTACTTCTAGAATAAGCAAAAGCCCGAGCATACCTCTTAACAAAACACATCAATCGAGTCGGACTCGGTCAGTCAGTGGATTTGGAATGTGGAGAAGTGTTCGAAGGAAATCACGTCATGTGTCAAGTGCTGAGGAATCGTCTGAAGAGCGCGGCAGCGTAGAACTACACGATGTTGGCCATCATTCTGCTCTTCACGAA cCAAATCGTACTCCAAATCGTCGATCGACAGAAGCATTGGTTTTACCGTTACACGAAAGCATCGATACAAATAGACATAGAT ttgtCTCATTTTCAACTCCAAAGAAGACACACGAAGTGTCAGAAGACGTCTTTCAAATAACAGAACAACATCAATTGGTCTAA